A stretch of DNA from Streptomyces sp. NBC_01197:
GGGCGGAGATACGGGATTACAAGATGGTCTCGGTACCTCTCATGGCCCGTTCTCGCCGAACCTACGAATCCGGGGAGGTGAGTGCTTACGCCCTCTTCCAGTCCTCGGGCCTGAAGGTACAGATCCGCTGGGCTCCCCTTGAACTGCTCCCAGTACGTCTTCGCTGCTTCCACTGAACCGGGCATTTGCCCATTCGACTGCTTCACGGAATGTAAGTCCTTCCTCCCTCATGATGACTGAGTACGAGTCCTCTGAGACATCACATGCATGGCATTTCCAGCGATTGACACTGGTATTAACAGAGGCGCTAGGCCGCTCTTCAGCATGAAGGGGGCAGAGAATCTTGATCCAATACTTGGATGGATAGATCTCCAGACCGTAGAAATGGTCCAGAACGTCTGCAATAGGGGGCTTCTCACTGCTCAACTCGGACCAGCTCCTTTACACCCTCCTCATTAACCTTGAAGACCTCAACCGGGAAGTTGTACTTGCGGTGAACCATGAGCCAGTCTCGACGGTCGCCCATAACCTCACGGGAATCGGAGTACATCAGGAATCCTCTCGAAAGTCTTTGTGAAGCCGGGGCCCAAGAATTCGTATCGCTGGAGGATTCTCCAGGTAGTCAGCAGCAGCTCTCAGAACGGCGGGGTTGTCTCTAGCTGCCGTGAGAAGTCGCCCGTTACAAAGACGGCAACAACCACCACGGAGCAGGCCCGTCTTGTGGGAGTGGTCTAGATTCAGTCGGTAATTCCGTGACTGTCCGCAGATAGCACAGACGCCTCCCTGAGCCTCAATCAACTTCTCGTACTCGCCCTTGAGCAGTCCGTAGGTCTCTTCAACCCTGTTGGCGTGAGAAGCCTTAGAGCGAGACTTCTTGGAGCAAGAGCTACAGATGCGCCCTCGGGGGCCAGAGAAGAACTTAGCGGCCCTGTTCTTCAGGCACTTTGTGCACTGCCGGGTTTTAGAGGCGACCATAGTGACCTCTAATCAACTTTTCACACTGCAAAAAACGCTTGTTCTGCATCATGGACTGGAGCTGACCGAGGAAGTCAAGGAGCTTCAACTTGGCCTTGCCTA
This window harbors:
- a CDS encoding endonuclease domain-containing protein, producing the protein MVASKTRQCTKCLKNRAAKFFSGPRGRICSSCSKKSRSKASHANRVEETYGLLKGEYEKLIEAQGGVCAICGQSRNYRLNLDHSHKTGLLRGGCCRLCNGRLLTAARDNPAVLRAAADYLENPPAIRILGPRLHKDFREDS